The stretch of DNA TCATCTCCGCGCCATGGTCGGGCAGCGCCTCCCACTGCTCCCAGGCCTCCGCCAGGAAGGCGAGGTAATCGGGGCTGTGGACCCGCGCCCGCGCGCCGGCGCCGTGCGCTTGCGGCGCCACGACGCTGTGGTTGCCGGCCTTGAGCCCGGCGAGCAGCCGGTCGGCCCGCTCGGGCTGGTCGGCAGCGGGCTTCACCTGGCCGCGCACCAGGAAGAATTTCGGGTCGTGGCGGCGGTGGTCCTCGGAATGGACGGCCTTCATGAGGTTTCCCTTCGTCTCTCAGGGCGTGGGGGTGAGGCTGCGCACCAGCCCGACGACCTCCCGGCGGGCGACGCCGAGATGGTGGTCGACATGGGCGACGATCCGCTCCGGGTGGCCGGCCTCGATGGCCTCCAGCACCGGCTCGTGGGTGCGGGCGATCTCGTCCGGGTCGTCGTAGAGCCGCCCGATCAGCCCGATGACGATCCGCAATTCCGAGGCCAGCCCGTCGAACAGGCGCAGCAGCCGCGCATTGCCGGAGGCTTCGCAGATCAGGCGGTGGAACTGGTAATCGGCCTCGACGATGGTCGCCGGATCGTCGCGCCGGGCGAGATCCCGCATCAGGTCGAGCTGGCGGCGCAGGGCGGCGCGGGTCTCCGGCGTCAGGCGGCGTGACGCCTCCACCGCCGCATGGCGCTCGATGCACAGGCGCAAGGCATAGAGCTCGTCCACGTCCTGCGCCGAGAGTTCGCGCACGAAGAAGCCGCGCCGGGGCGAGGCCTTGAGCAGGCCCTGGCTCTCGAGGAGGCGGGCCGCCTCCCGCACCGGCGCCCGGCTGATGCCGAGTTCGCGGGCCACCGCCGCCTCCGCCACCTTGGCGCCAGGGGGAAGCCGCCCCTGCACGATCGCATCGGTGAGCCGGCGCGCGACCTGGCGCACGAGATCGCTCTCGGCCAGCAGCGGCAATCCGACGGGTGGGGACATCGCGCGCATCGCACCTCCGTCCGGGCAGTGTGCAATGCGTAGGCGTCGATTGTCGACACTTTCAGCTTGATCACCGCGCAAGGCCGGGTCAGTCTAGGCTCATGCCGGGTGATGTCGTGATCCGTCCGGCCCTGCATCCGGTCGCCGGCGTGCGAGTTGTCGCGCCGCGCCGTCCGTAGACGTGAAGATGTCGTGGCGCCTCATGCCGCCGCGAAGCTTTCCGCGAGGAGGTCCGATGTCGTCATCCGCCCATCCGCAGGCCGACGAGGTCCAGCGCATCCGCGTCGACCTCGCGGCCGCCTACCGGCTGATCCATCGGCTCGGCCTCGACGACAGCATCTACACCCACATCTCGGCCCGCCTGCCGGGGCCGGAGCACCGCTTCCTGATCAACCCCTACGGGTTGCGCTTCGAGGAGGTGAAGGCCGGCAACCTCGTCACCGTCGACCTCGAGGGGCGGGTCGTGGACGATCCGTGCGGGCTCGGCATCAACCCGGCGGGCTTCACCATCCACAGCGCGGTCCATGCCGCCCGGGAGGACGCGTTGTGCGTGCTCCATACCCACACGGTGGCGGGCGTCGCCGTGTCCTGCCAGGAGGAGGGGCTGCTGCCGCTCAACCAGTGGTCGATGCAGTTCGCCGGGCGGCTGGCCTATCACGACTACGAGGGCATCGCGCTCGATCTCGACGAGCGCCAGCGCCTGGTGGCCGATCTCGGCGACAAGCCGGTGATGGTGTTGCGCAACCACGGCATGCTGACCTGCGGCCGCTCGGTGGCGGAAGCGTTCAAGCTGATGCACAACCTGGAGCGCTCGTGCCGGGCCCAGCTCGCGCTGCAGGCCGCCGGCGCGCCGCTGATCCGCCCGTCGGCGGCGGTGGCCACGAAGACCGCCGGGCAATACGCCTCGTTCTACGACAAGATGGAGACGGGCGGGATGCCCGACACCGAGTGGGACGCGTTCAAGCGCATGCTGGAGCGCAGCGACCCGGATTACAAAGAGTAGAGCCGAGCAAACCGGCCGCTGCCGCACGGAGCGCGGGTTCCTCCTCTCCCCGCGGGCGGGGAGAGGGCTGCCGACCCCTCGCCGGGTCGGCAGCGAGCCCGAAGGGCGAGGGTGAGGGGGTCTCGACGTATGAGGCTCCTCCGGAAACACCCCCTCACCCTCGGCTGACGCCTCGCTCCGTCGACGACAAGGTCGCCGGAGCCCTCTCCCCGCCCGGCGGGGAGAGGAGAATGCGCGCCATTCGTGGTGCATGCACTCCCACGCCGCGACAGGGACCAAGAGGGACAATTGATGCTCAAGACGCTCATGGCCGGCACCGTGCTCTCCCTGGCGCTCGCCGGCGCGGCCTTCGCCCAGACCCCGAAGCCCGGCGGCACCGCCAACGCGGTGATCCAGCCCGAGCCGCCCGGCCTGATGCTGGCGATGGTGCAGAACGGCCCGACCCAGATGGTGGCCGGCAACATCTACGAGGGGCTGCTGCGCTACGATTCGGCGCTCAAGCCCCTGCCCGGCCTCGCCGAGAGCTGGAGCATGGGTGAGGACGGCAAGACCTACACCTTCAAGCTCGTGAAGAACGCCACCTGGCACGACGGCAAGCCGTTCACCGCCGACGACGTGGTCTTCTCGGTCGAGCTGCTGCGCCAGACCCATGCCCGCGCCCGCGGCAACCTCACCCGCGTCGCGAGCGTGACGGCGCCCGATCCCTACACCGTGGTCTTCACCCTGTCCGAGCCGTTCGGCCCGTTCCTCGGCATCTTCGAGGTCGGCTCGCTGCCGATGATCCCGAAGCACATCTATGCCGGCACCGACTACAAGACCAACCCGGCCAACAACACGCCGATCGGCACCGGCCCCTACATGTTCAAGGAGTGGAAGAAGGGCTCCTACATCCGGCTGGTGAAGAACCCGAACTATCACGTCGCGGGAAAACCCTATCTCGATGAGATCTACTGGCACGTGATCCCCGACGCCGCCGCCCGCGCGGTGGCGTTCGAGACCGGCAAGGTCGACATCCTGCCCGGCGGCTCGGTCGAGAATTTCGACGTGCAGCGCCTGTCCTCGCTCAAGGGCGCCTGCTCGACCACCAAGGGCTGGGAGTTCTTCAGCCCGCATTCCTGGCTCTGGCTCAACAACCGCAAGGGCCCGACCGCCAACAAGGCGTTCCGGCAGGCGGTGTCCTACGCGCTGGACCGCGACTTCGCCCGCGACGTGGTCTGGAACGGGCTCGGCAAGCCGGCGACCGGCCCGTTCTCCTCCACCGTCCGCTACTACGACGCCAAGGCGGCGAGGTATTCCTACAATCCGGCCAAGGCCAAGGCGCTGGTGAAGGAATCCGGCTACAAGGGCGAGACGGTGCGCCTGCTGCCGCTACCCTACGGCGAGACCTGGCAGCGCTGGGCCGAGGCCGTGAAGCAGAACCTCGAGGATGCCGGCATCAAGGTCGAGCTGGTGGCGACCGACGTCGCCGGCTGGAACCAGAAGACCTCCGACTGGGATTACGACATCGCCTTCACCTACCTCTACCAATACGGTGACCCCGCCTTGGGGGTCGGGCGCAACTACGTCACGTCGCAGATCGCCAAGGGCTCGCCGTTCAACAACGTCGAGGGCTATTCCAACCCGAGCGTCGACGAGGCCTTCGCGAAGGGCGCGGTCGCGGTCGGCGACGACCAGCGCCGGCCGATCTACGACGCGGTGCAGAAGACGCTCGTCGAGGACGCGCCGAACGCCTGGCTCCTGGAGCTGCAATTCCCGACCATCACCCGCTGCAAGGTCCACGACCTCGTCACCACCGGCATTGGGGTCAATGACGGGTTCCGGGACGCCTGGATCGAGCGCTGAGAGCTCGTTTGACAGGCCTTGACGGATCTCACATCCACCGCGTCATTCCGGGGCCGCGACAGCGGAGCCCGGAATCCAGAACCTCAGGTGGACAAAGAAGAGGCGGAACGCGATCCGCCTTTTCCTGAACCATCAGCGGTTCTGGATCCCGGGCTCCGCTTTCGCGGCCCCGGGATGACGCGGAGGGTATCAAGACCGTCGAGCAAGACTGTCGAGTGAGTCAAACAGACTCTGAGGGATAGCGGAATGGCGGGTTTCATCGCGCGGCGGATCGCGAAGGGCATCGTGGTGCTCCTCGCCATCGTGGTCCTGAACTTCTTCCTGATCCGCCTCGCTCCCGGCGATCCGGCCCTGGTGATGGCCGGCGAGGCGGGGGCGGGCGACGAGGCCTTCATCGCCCAGCTCCGGGAAAAATTCGCCCTCGACCAGCCGCTGCCGAGCCAGCTCGGCGCGTATCTTCGCAGCATGGCCGGGCTCGATCTCGGCTATTCGGTGCGCCAGCAGATGCCGGTGGCGACGCTGATCGGCGAGCGGCTGCCGGCGACGCTGCTGCTCACCGGCAGCGCCTTCGCGATCTCGCTCTCCCTCGGGGTGCTGCTCGGCGCGCTGGCAGCCCGGCGGTCCGGAACGCTCGCCGACACCGCGATCACCGGCGTCGCGCTGCTGTTCTACGCCACGCCGCTGTTCTGGGTGTCGCTGATGGCGATCCTGCTGTTCTCGGTCCGGCTCGACTGGCTGCCGAGCTTCGGCTTCGAGACCGTGGGAGCGGGCTACACCGGCTTGTCCCGCGCCCTCGACATCGCCCACCATCTGGTGCTGCCGGCCATGACGCTGGGGCTGTTCTTCATGGCGGTCTACGTGCGGATGACCCGCTCCTCGATGCTGGAGGTCTCGCGCCTCGACTTCGTGAAGACGGCGCGGGCCAAGGGCCTGACGGAAGGCGTGATCCAGCGCCGGCACATCCTGCGCAACGCCCTCCTGCCGGTGGTGACGCTCGCCGGCCTCCAGGCAGGCACCCTGGTCGGCGGCGCGGTGCTCACCGAGACGGTCTTCGCCTGGCCGGGGATCGGGCGGCTGATGTACGAGGCGCTGCTCCAGCGCGACTACAACCTGCTGCTCGGCGTCTTCGTGATCTCCTCCGCGATGGTGCTGGTCTTCAACCTCGTCACCGACGTGGTCTACCGCGCGGTCGATCCCCGCATCGAGGTGGCGTGATGGACGACGCCGTTCCGCTCGCCGCCCCCCGCCTCGCGCGCCGCCGCGGGCCGCTTTCCGCCTTCCTGCGCCATCCGGGCGCGGTGTTCGGCCTCGTGATCCTGACCCTCGTCGTCGCCGCGGCACTTCTCGCGCCGATCCTCTACCCGACCTCGCCCTGGCGCATGGTGCAGCGGCCCTTCGTGCCGCCCTTCACCCTGGAGCGGGTGCCGCTCGGCACCGACGCGCTCGGGCGCGACATCGCCGCCGGGCTGATGCACGGGGCCGGCGTGTCGCTGATCGTCGGTCTGGTCTCGACGCTCGCCGCTCTGCTCATCGGCGTGCCGCTCGGCGCGCTCGCCGGCTATCTCGGCGGCCGGGTCGACGATGCACTCATGCGCTTCACCGAGCTGTTCCAGACCGTGCCGAGCTTCGCCCTCGCCATCGTGCTCGTCGCGATCCTCCAGCCCTCGCTGTCCTCGATGATCCTCGCCATCGCGCTGGTGAGCTGGCCGCCGGTGACCCGGCTGGTGCGGGGCGAGGTGCTGAGTTTACGCTCGCGCGAATACGTCCAGGCGGCGATCGTCACGGGCCAGACCACCTTCACCATCCTGCGGCGGGAGGTGCTGCCCAACACCCTGTCGCCGATCGTGGTCCTGGCCTCGCTGATGGTCGCCACCGCGATCCTGCTCGAATCCTCGCTGTCGTTCCTCGGCCTGGGCGACCCGAACCGGATGTCCTGGGGCTTCATGGTCGGGGCCGGCCGCACGGTGATCCGGCAGGCCTGGTGGATCACCGCCTTCCCGGGCCTGCTCATCCTCCTCACCGTGCTCGCCCTCAACCTGATCGGCGAGGGGCTGAACGACGCCCTCAACCCGCGCCTGTCCCGAGAGCGCTGAGATGGATTGCGCTGCGATGGATGCCGCCCCCCGACGGATCGCCGCCTCGGTCCGCGATTTGAGCCTCGCCCTGCCGCAGGGCGGCGACCGGGCGAACGCCGTCGACGGCGTGTCGTTCGATCTGGTAGCCGGCGAGATCCTGTGCCTCGTCGGCGAATCGGGCTCCGGCAAGTCGATGTGCGCCCACGCCCTGATGGGCCTGCTGCCGAAGGCGGTGCGGCCGGTCTCGGGCACGATCCGCCTCGGCGAGACCGACCTGCTGGCGCAGGACGACGCCGGCTGGCGCGACACCCGCGGCCGGCGGATCGCGATGATCTTCCAGGAGCCGATGACGGCGCTCAATCCGCTGATGCGGATCGGCGACCAGATGGCCGAGATGTTCGAGGCCCACGGCCTCCTCACCTCCAAGGAGCGCCGCGCCCGCGCGGTGGCGCTCGCCGGCGAGGTCGGGCTGCCCAACCCCGAGCAGATCGTCCGCTCCTATCCCCACCAGCTCTCCGGCGGGCAGCGCCAGCGGGCGATGATCGCGATGGCGCTCGCCCTCGAACCCGCCGTGCTGGTGGCCGACGAGCCGACGACCGCCCTCGACGTCACGACGCAGGCCCAGATCCTCAAGCTGATCCGCGACCTCCAGACCCGCCGCGACATGGCGGTCCTGTTCATCACCCACGATTTCGGCGTCGTGGCGGAGATCGCCGACCGGGTGCTGGTGCTCCGCCACGGCCGGGTGGTCGAGGAGGGGCCGGCGAGCGCCGTGCTCGGCCGGCCGCAGGCCGCCTATACCAGGACCCTGCTCGCCGCCGTGCCGACCATGGACCCGCCGGCCCGCCCTCCCCTCTCGGGGCCGAAGGCGGTCGAGGTGGCGGGCCTGCAGAAGACCTACGTCACCGGCGGCGGGCTGTGGAAGCCGAAGCGCCGCACCGCGGCGGCCCGGGACGTGGCCTTCACGCTCCATCGCGGCGAGACGCTGGGCCTCGTCGGGGAATCGGGCTCGGGCAAATCCTCGGTCGCGCGTCTCGTCATGCGGCTGATCGAGCCCGATGCCGGGGCCGTGCGCCTCGGCGACACCGACCTGACCGGGCTCAAGGGCGAGGCCCTGCGCCAGGCCCGCAGCCGGATCCAGATGGTGTTCCAGGACCCCTTCGCCTCGCTCAACCCGCGCCGCAGCGTGGGCCGGATCATCGCCGACGGGCCGGTGGCGCATGGGGTCCCGCCGGCGGAGGCGATGGAGCGGGCGCGCCGGCTCCTCTCCCTCGTCGGCCTCGACGAGAAGGCGCTGGAGCGCTTTCCCCATGAATTCTCCGGCGGCCAGCGCCAGCGCATCGGCATCGCCCGGGCGCTCGCGCTCGAACCCGAGGTGCTGGTCGCCGACGAGGCGGTCTCCGCCCTCGACGTCTCGGTCCAGGCCCAGGTGCTGGCGCTGCTGGAAGACCTGAAGGCGCGGCTCGGCCTGTCGATGCTGTTCATCACCCACGATCTGCGCGTCGCGGCACAGATCTGCGACCGGATCGCGGTGATGCGCCAGGGCGAGATCGTCGAGCTGAAGACCGCGAGCGCGCTCTTCGCCAACCCTGAGCATCCCTATACCCGCGCGCTGCTGGAGGCGGTGCCGGGCCGGGTGCGGCAGGCGGCGTGAGGGTCCCGTGATTCCGTCCTTCCAATCATCGACCTCATCCTGAGGTGTTGGTCGATTGAAAATCGACTGACCTCGAAGGAGGGCTCCAGAAGTCTCCGAGCGAACTGGAGCCCTCTTTCGAGGCTCCTTTCAGTCGCACGCGATCCTCGATCGCCAGCACCTCAGGATGAGGTTGTGATGGGACATTCCACCTCCTTCCCGAATTCGATGACACCTCTGCCCGAACAGATCTGACGATGGACCGCCTTCCCTGCGTGCTCTTGAGCGCGACCACCGACCTGCGCGGCTTGTTCGGCGCGGCGCTCGCCGAGATCGCCGATCACGTCGAGATCGTGGATCACCCCGCGCCGAACCCCGAGCGGGTGCGCCTGGCCCTGGGCTGGCGCCCGCCGGCCGACGCACTGGCGCGCTACCCCAACCTCGCCGCCCTGTGCTCGATCGCGGCGGGGGTCGACAATCTCCTCGCCTGCCCCGGTCGGCCGCCGGACCTGCCGGTGGTGCGGGTGGTCGATCCCGATCAGGCGCGGGCGATGTCGGGCTTCGTGCTCTGGCACGTCATCGGCCACCAGCGCCGTTTCGCGGCTTACGCCGACAACCAGCGCGACCGGATCTGGCGCCGCCTCTATCCGCGGGATGCGAGCGCGGTGCCGGTCGGGATTCTCGGCTACGGGAAGATCGGCCGGCGGGTCGCCGGTGATCTCGCTGCCCTCGGCTTCCCGGTGCGGGCCTGGAGCCGCACGCCGCAAACGGCCGATCCCGGCGTCACCCATCATCACGGCCCGGACGGGCTGGCAGGGATGCTCGGCGACACGGAAGTCCTGGTCAACCTGCTGCCGCTGACGCCGGAAACCCGCGCCATTCTCGATACGCGCCTCTTCTCGTCCCTGCGTTCCGGTGCCTTCCTCATCCAGGTCGGCCGCGGCGAGCACCTGGTCGAGGC from Methylobacterium aquaticum encodes:
- a CDS encoding ABC transporter ATP-binding protein, yielding MDCAAMDAAPRRIAASVRDLSLALPQGGDRANAVDGVSFDLVAGEILCLVGESGSGKSMCAHALMGLLPKAVRPVSGTIRLGETDLLAQDDAGWRDTRGRRIAMIFQEPMTALNPLMRIGDQMAEMFEAHGLLTSKERRARAVALAGEVGLPNPEQIVRSYPHQLSGGQRQRAMIAMALALEPAVLVADEPTTALDVTTQAQILKLIRDLQTRRDMAVLFITHDFGVVAEIADRVLVLRHGRVVEEGPASAVLGRPQAAYTRTLLAAVPTMDPPARPPLSGPKAVEVAGLQKTYVTGGGLWKPKRRTAAARDVAFTLHRGETLGLVGESGSGKSSVARLVMRLIEPDAGAVRLGDTDLTGLKGEALRQARSRIQMVFQDPFASLNPRRSVGRIIADGPVAHGVPPAEAMERARRLLSLVGLDEKALERFPHEFSGGQRQRIGIARALALEPEVLVADEAVSALDVSVQAQVLALLEDLKARLGLSMLFITHDLRVAAQICDRIAVMRQGEIVELKTASALFANPEHPYTRALLEAVPGRVRQAA
- a CDS encoding 2-hydroxyacid dehydrogenase — protein: MDRLPCVLLSATTDLRGLFGAALAEIADHVEIVDHPAPNPERVRLALGWRPPADALARYPNLAALCSIAAGVDNLLACPGRPPDLPVVRVVDPDQARAMSGFVLWHVIGHQRRFAAYADNQRDRIWRRLYPRDASAVPVGILGYGKIGRRVAGDLAALGFPVRAWSRTPQTADPGVTHHHGPDGLAGMLGDTEVLVNLLPLTPETRAILDTRLFSSLRSGAFLIQVGRGEHLVEADLLAALESGRLAGAALDVFATEPLPPAHPFWDHPAIRITPHEACEASPQAVARTLLAAADAVREGRLPPDTVDAARGY
- a CDS encoding ABC transporter permease, coding for MAGFIARRIAKGIVVLLAIVVLNFFLIRLAPGDPALVMAGEAGAGDEAFIAQLREKFALDQPLPSQLGAYLRSMAGLDLGYSVRQQMPVATLIGERLPATLLLTGSAFAISLSLGVLLGALAARRSGTLADTAITGVALLFYATPLFWVSLMAILLFSVRLDWLPSFGFETVGAGYTGLSRALDIAHHLVLPAMTLGLFFMAVYVRMTRSSMLEVSRLDFVKTARAKGLTEGVIQRRHILRNALLPVVTLAGLQAGTLVGGAVLTETVFAWPGIGRLMYEALLQRDYNLLLGVFVISSAMVLVFNLVTDVVYRAVDPRIEVA
- a CDS encoding ABC transporter permease, with protein sequence MDDAVPLAAPRLARRRGPLSAFLRHPGAVFGLVILTLVVAAALLAPILYPTSPWRMVQRPFVPPFTLERVPLGTDALGRDIAAGLMHGAGVSLIVGLVSTLAALLIGVPLGALAGYLGGRVDDALMRFTELFQTVPSFALAIVLVAILQPSLSSMILAIALVSWPPVTRLVRGEVLSLRSREYVQAAIVTGQTTFTILRREVLPNTLSPIVVLASLMVATAILLESSLSFLGLGDPNRMSWGFMVGAGRTVIRQAWWITAFPGLLILLTVLALNLIGEGLNDALNPRLSRER
- a CDS encoding GntR family transcriptional regulator, encoding MSPPVGLPLLAESDLVRQVARRLTDAIVQGRLPPGAKVAEAAVARELGISRAPVREAARLLESQGLLKASPRRGFFVRELSAQDVDELYALRLCIERHAAVEASRRLTPETRAALRRQLDLMRDLARRDDPATIVEADYQFHRLICEASGNARLLRLFDGLASELRIVIGLIGRLYDDPDEIARTHEPVLEAIEAGHPERIVAHVDHHLGVARREVVGLVRSLTPTP
- a CDS encoding ABC transporter substrate-binding protein, translating into MLKTLMAGTVLSLALAGAAFAQTPKPGGTANAVIQPEPPGLMLAMVQNGPTQMVAGNIYEGLLRYDSALKPLPGLAESWSMGEDGKTYTFKLVKNATWHDGKPFTADDVVFSVELLRQTHARARGNLTRVASVTAPDPYTVVFTLSEPFGPFLGIFEVGSLPMIPKHIYAGTDYKTNPANNTPIGTGPYMFKEWKKGSYIRLVKNPNYHVAGKPYLDEIYWHVIPDAAARAVAFETGKVDILPGGSVENFDVQRLSSLKGACSTTKGWEFFSPHSWLWLNNRKGPTANKAFRQAVSYALDRDFARDVVWNGLGKPATGPFSSTVRYYDAKAARYSYNPAKAKALVKESGYKGETVRLLPLPYGETWQRWAEAVKQNLEDAGIKVELVATDVAGWNQKTSDWDYDIAFTYLYQYGDPALGVGRNYVTSQIAKGSPFNNVEGYSNPSVDEAFAKGAVAVGDDQRRPIYDAVQKTLVEDAPNAWLLELQFPTITRCKVHDLVTTGIGVNDGFRDAWIER
- a CDS encoding class II aldolase/adducin family protein; translated protein: MSSSAHPQADEVQRIRVDLAAAYRLIHRLGLDDSIYTHISARLPGPEHRFLINPYGLRFEEVKAGNLVTVDLEGRVVDDPCGLGINPAGFTIHSAVHAAREDALCVLHTHTVAGVAVSCQEEGLLPLNQWSMQFAGRLAYHDYEGIALDLDERQRLVADLGDKPVMVLRNHGMLTCGRSVAEAFKLMHNLERSCRAQLALQAAGAPLIRPSAAVATKTAGQYASFYDKMETGGMPDTEWDAFKRMLERSDPDYKE